Genomic DNA from Candidatus Edwardsbacteria bacterium RifOxyA12_full_54_48:
ACGCCGCCTGGATCACCGACCGGCAGATAGAGGCGGCCCGGGTGGCCATGACCAGATTCATCAAGAGAGGCGGCCGGGTCTGGATCAGGATCTTTCCCGATAAACCGGTGACCTCCAAGCCGGCCGAGACCAGGATGGGCAAGGGCAAAGGGGCCCCCGATCACTGGGTGGCCGTGGTCAAGCCGGGCCGGGTGATGTTCGAGATCGGCGGGATCCCAGAGGCCACCGCCAAGAAGGCCATGCTGCTGGCTTCCCACAAATTGCCCATTAAAACCAGGATGGTTCCGCGCCATCGCCATATCGAGGTGACGAAATGAAAAAGACCAAAGAGCTTCGGGAGATGACCCGGGCCGAAGTGGAGCAGAAGCTGAAGGAGGAGACCGAGGCCAACTTCAACCTGAAACTGCGCCGCAACACCCAGCAGATCCCCAATCCCCTGCAACTTAGGCACACCCGCCGTTCGGTGGCCCGGATGAAGACGGTTCTCAATGAGGACCTCAAGAGCATCCGCAAACTGGCCGCCGGCGCCGGATCGAAGGAGTAGAACAGATGGCAGAGAGAAATTTAAGAAAGACCAGGATCGGCAAGGTGGTGGGAGACAAGATGAACAAGACCATCGTCGTGGCTGTGGAGCGAAGGGTCAAGCATCCTCTGTACAGCAGGGTGGTCAAAAGGACCACCAAATATTACGCCCATTCCGAGGAGCAATCGGCCAAGCTGGGCGATACCGTCAGGATCATAGAGACCAAGCCCATTTCCAAGACCAAGCGCTGGCGCCTGGTGGAAGTGGTGGAGAAGGCCAAGTAGTAATCAATCGTTATATTTAAACCAAATATAAGATAAACAATCCCTGAAAAAACGGGGCAGCAAGGCAGGAAAAATATGATTCAACAATATACCAGGGTAAATATCGCCGACAACTCGGGCGCCAAGAAGGCCATGT
This window encodes:
- a CDS encoding 50S ribosomal protein L16 — translated: MLMPKRVKHRKQRRGRRCGLATRGHYVAFGEFGLQSLDAAWITDRQIEAARVAMTRFIKRGGRVWIRIFPDKPVTSKPAETRMGKGKGAPDHWVAVVKPGRVMFEIGGIPEATAKKAMLLASHKLPIKTRMVPRHRHIEVTK
- a CDS encoding 50S ribosomal protein L29 → MKKTKELREMTRAEVEQKLKEETEANFNLKLRRNTQQIPNPLQLRHTRRSVARMKTVLNEDLKSIRKLAAGAGSKE
- a CDS encoding 30S ribosomal protein S17; amino-acid sequence: MAERNLRKTRIGKVVGDKMNKTIVVAVERRVKHPLYSRVVKRTTKYYAHSEEQSAKLGDTVRIIETKPISKTKRWRLVEVVEKAK